The following nucleotide sequence is from Natronorubrum aibiense.
TCGGCGCGTTACGCGGTCCGCTCGGCGACGTTCCGGTGTTGCCGACTGGTGGGGTTGGCCCGGACAACGTCAAGGCCTTTTTTGACGCCGGCGCGACTGCCGTCGGTGTCGGCAGTTCACTGGTCGACTACGACGCGGTCGAGGCCGGTGATATGGAACGGGTTCAGGAAACGGCTGAAGCGATGGTCGAGGCAGTTGAGTCGGCTCGTTCATGACGGATTTCGAATAGACAGGCAGCGACAGCATAGCAAAACCAAAGTAGGGCCCGTCAGAATACCGCCACATGACACGGGAAACCCCTCGTTCAGATAGTTGTATGGCCTCTCTGGTAACGTTCGGCGAAACGATGCTCAGGCTCTCACCGCCAAACGGGACGCGACTCGAGACGGCGACCGAACTCGATTTTCGATCCGCTGGTGCCGAGAGCAACGTCGCAATCGCGGCATCGGCCCTCGGAACGTCGGCTGTGTGGCTCTCGAAGCTTCCGGATTCACCGCTCGGTCGAAAAGTAACTCGCGACGTTCGGTCGCACGGTGTCGACCCGCACGTTACGTGGAGCGATGATGGTCGACAGGGGACCTACTACCTCGAATTTGGTGCACCACCCCGCCAGATCGACGTTATTTACGATCGAGCAGACGCAGCGGTAACGACCGCTACCCCTGATGAACTCGCAGTTGAACGGATTCGTGACGCCGAGGTCTTTTTTACGAGCGGGATAACTCCCGCTCTTTCCGAGACACTTTGTACCACCACGCGTGCGCTGCTCGAGGAAGCACGGGCTACGGAGACGACGACGGCGTTCGATCTGAACTATCGCTCGAAGCTGTGGACGGCAGAGAGCGCTCGAGAGACGTACGAGGAACTGTTCGACCTCGTCGATCTCCTCTTCGTGCCCGAACGCGACGCTCGCGAGGTATTGAATATAGAGGGAAGCGCGGAGATGATCGGCAAGCAACTCAGAGACCGGCACGAACCGGCAACGGTTGTTGTCACACGCGGTGAAAACGGAGCGCTAGCGGTGGACAAAACGGGCGTCGTTGAGCAGCCCGTTTACGAAGCGGAGACAGTCGACCCGATCGGAACCGGCGATGCGTTCGTCGGCGGCTACCTCACCAGACATCTCGAGGGCGGTTCGACCGCCAGCGCACTCGCGTACGGTGCGGCTACCGCCGCGCTCAAACGAACCGTCGAGGGAGATCACTTCGTCGGTACTCGGTCGGAAGTCGACGCTTTCGTCGACGACGGGACCAAGGATGGCATCTCACGGTAAGATTATTTGGAATTATAGTAGCCACTGAACGTCACTGCACACCCGGTCGCGCGACGGGAGCGCGGTTCGGAGCGAACGACGTGAGCGAGAACCGCGGGAACGCGAACGGGAGGAACGACCCGTGAGCGAGGACTCGACAATCGACGCTACTGGCTGTACGTCACTGTCGATCCAACAACCAGCGAATTGCCCTAATATACAGCCCATTTAGCACGTACGACGGTCATTACTGAGATGAACCGACAGTAACCGTTAGAACTTTCTACTCATAAATTGTTGCTGAATGTAGTGGATCATCTCGACGAGATCTCTGTCGAAGAGTTGCAAAATGCTCTCGATAACGTGGAGGGAAAGAAGCCGACACAACGGCTCTTAGCGGCAATTGCGTATAAAAACGGCGTCACGCAGACGGAGCTAGCCGAGTGGTACGGCGTTCAGCGACGAACAATCTATAGCTGGCTCAAGCGACTCGACACCGACGAGTCGCTCGAGCAGGCCGTTACTGATGCTCATCGATCCGGGAGAAAACGAAAACTCTCAGAAAAAGAGCAACAAGAATTCGAAGAGAGTGTCCACAAATCCCCCGAAAAGGTTGGGTTAGACGCGCCGGCGTGGACGCCGGCACTCGCCCAGCAGTATCTTGCGAAGACGTACGATATCGAGTACTCAATCCCGAGCTGCCGGCGGTTGCTCAACGAAGCGGGGTTGAGGTGTCAAAAAACCACGTCGTACAGCCGCCGAATCAGCTGCTGAGGAGCGAGAAACGTTCCGCGAGGACGTCGGGAGATGGACGCCACAGTAGTCCGTATCGATCAAACCACGAAATCTGTTCAAGTTGAGCCGCATGTCGCGTGGTTTCCGTTCAGCACGCGGCCGTCTGTCGAATTATCTGGACAACGCAATTGGACGTGTCTGTTGGGCGCGATCACCGACGACGGTGATCGCTTTTTTTTCTCGATTCGAAGAGTACGTGACTGCCGAACACGCAAAAAATTTCATTGTTTCGTTATGTAAAGAATTAGAAAAGGATTTGATCGTTGTACTGGATGGAGCGCCGTACTTTGAGGCGTCGGCCGTCACGGACCTAGCGGCCCGTGACGACCTCGCGTTCGTGAAGCTACCGGCGTATTCACCTGAACTAAATCCAGTTAGAAAATACTGGAGACAACTCCAATCAGCACTTAGCAACCAGTTCTTCGACTCACTTCCTAAACTCACAACAGCGATCGATACCGCTCTTGATCAGATCGCTTCCAAAGTGAGCAATTATTTCTAGAAGCTACTATAAAAACGATTGGCCTTGTCGAGACGCACCGACAGGGGACAACAAAGCAGATTCGACTATCGGACGCAAAGGTGCCCAAGTTACCTCGTACTACCCACGGTCTTCTGTAGTTTCACAGTACAACTATATCTATATCAAGCGTATCAAGTCAATATGCTCCGAGCTGTCATCGGTGTCCTTGGGATTCTCGCAGTATTGGTTCCGGATAGAATACTCGAGATCTTCGAAGCCGCTGCCATCGAAAATCCCAATGAATGTGCGACCAAACCGTGGATCAGGTCAGGTATACGGGCAGAGGGGATTGTTGTGACTATCGCCAGTTTAGTCGGAGGACGGACATATGCCCGAATGATGGATCTTACAGGAGTGTTCGGTGCTGTTATCCTCTTGTTTCCACAGCTGTACCGTAGGTTTGCTATCAATTTGCTCTACGAGCACCCAGATGAGGTCGAGTGGAACCATCAATTCACCGATGGTGTACGGATAATCGGGGCACTGTACGTCTTTTTTGCAGTTAGAGCGTTCACCAAGCGTCGTGCCAACAAGTCAGTTACCCACGACTGAAGTGTGGGCTTCCGCGCTGCTACTGTATGAGGCCACCGTAGGTGACACGCATGTACTTCCTCGAGGCTGTACGCGGTCAACGCTGTCTCTGACAAGGGGGGTGTGGGAGAAAAACGTTGACGGGCCACGGGGGTCACCGGCTATCGGCGACAACGTGGTCATCATCTGCGCCGAGTCCACAGTCCCTGGATTGGACCCCGAGACGGGCGACCATTCGCGTGCAATCGGTGGGTGAATCGTTTTGTCCGGCAATATCAATAGAGGGCAAATCACGGTTTCATTCACAACATCTGTTCAGTTAGCAGGAATTCAGAACTGTCTAATTGATCATTCTTGATGTGTTTGTCTTCAGAATATGTCAATTCATACTATGGCAACGGAGATACGCATGCTCTGTACTTACTAATTCGGGAGAGCGAAGCAACAATCCAGACTGCTTCTGATCTTGGTTTAGTCGATGTACTGGGATACCCAGTCATGACGCTCCTTGATTGCTTCTTCGCCATCGTCTGTACTCGCATAATAGTTCGTTCGCCTGTCGAGCCGTCCTTTCTCGACCAGCTCCTTGTTGACGAGCGTATCGAGGTTCGGATACAAACGCCCGTGATTAATTTCTGAACTGTAGTACTGTTCAATCTCGTCTTTGACATCCTGCCCAGATGGTTGGTCAGCGCCAGCAATCACGTACAACAGGTCTCGTTGGAATCCTGTGAGATCGTCCATATTATACCCATTCAGGCAAGATAATGTTTGTTATCACATACGTACGTAGGTGTAAGGTAAACCAACTAGTTGTTTCTTTATACCACTAGCCGATTCTCTTCCCGGTCACAACATCCTGATACTGTGTTTATAATGAAATGACACTCGAGGGGTTCCGACTCAGCATACACGTTCAGCGGTCGTAGTCGTCTCACTCCAAATTCGAGATAACTCACCGACGTGCTGGTCTTCCCACTCCCGAGTGCCTTGAGTTCGCGTTGACCACGCGCTGTAATCGTATAGGAGTTCGTCCGACGATCGACCTTTCCCTTCTCGACGACATCGTGGTCAACCTCTTGGAGTGCAAGTGGATGCAGGACTGTCGGTGTAATCACGATTGGAGCGGACTACTCAACGATACTGGTCGGATCAGCCGTCAGCTGCTGCGGACGCGTCGAGTCATCTCGATTGACGAGACCGAGATCAACCAGTTGGTTGGCGTATTCATAGATCGTTGATTTTGAGCGTTCAAGGGCGTCCATCGTCTCCGTCGGTGAAACGGGGCTCCAGTAGCAGACATATACGTAGACACGAGCGAGTGCTGGCTGGTTGAGCAACTGCACGACTATAGTAGCCACTGAAAGTCAATGCACATCTGATCGCACGATGGTTGTGCGATCAGTGTGTAAATCGTTTCAGTTGTTACTATAGCTCGAGCGTTTCCTCACCTCGGTTGCTCGAAAACCTTTGCTCCCTGCTGGCGTCGGGCGGCGTTGACGCCCGACTGGAAGCGATTCCGTCGGAATCGCCCAGTCCGAGCGGGCGTCGTCCTCTCGGGATTTCGCCAAGGACACAACTCTGTCGCGCTCGCAGCGCAAACGTTCGGTTCGCACTGAGCGACTCGTCTCAGTCAGTCCGTACTCTCGCTCGGTTGCGGTCGGTTTTCGGAGACGGAACGGCGAGCCACTAAGACGAGCGCCATCACCGTCAGCAGCGTCGCGACCAACAACGGTCCAGTTCCCGCTGAGCGCCCGACGAGGGCTGCGATATCGGCGTAAAACGTAAAGAGGAGAAACGCCGGGAAGAGGGTCCCAATCGCGTATCGCCACGGGACCACCAGTGGGCGTGAGAGCTGTCCCGCACCTTCGAGATACTCCTCGATTGCGGCCGGACCAAGGACCCAGGCCGTATACACCATAAATCCAGTCAGACCGAGCACCAAGAGTAGATCGACGAGGTGGTCCGCGAACAGCGTAAACACCGCAGGGCTGAACGCGTTCACGCCGCCGGTGAGTGCGATCAGCGCGAATAGCCCCCGGGTCGCCGTCGACCGCTCGAGATCGAGTTCGTCAACCAGAAACGAGACCGGAATTTCGAGCATACTGATCAGACTCGTCAGGGCTGCGAGGAGAACGACGAAGAAAAAGACCGCGCCGAGAAGTCGCCCGCCGGGCAGGCTCGCGAACGCACCGGCGATCCCGACGAACAGGGCGCCGGGGCCGCCCTCGGTCGGTCCCGGCGCAAACGAGAACAGCAACGGGAATACCACGAGACCAGCCAAGATGCCGATACCGAGATTAAACACGGCGATGGTCGAGGCGTCGAGAGGTAGCGAACGGTCGTCGTCGACGTAGGAGGCGTAGGTGATCATCGTCCCGCTGCCGATCGAGAGGGTGAACAGCGCCTGGCCGGCGGCCGATCCCAGTATCGATAGGAAGTTCTCTGCGAGGTAGGCACCGTCGAATTCGAGGTAGAACTCGTATCCCTGCGCAGCGCCGGGTTGTCGGGACGCCCAGATCGCGAGTCCAACGAGCAACACGACGACACCGGGTATCATCACCTTCGTCGTCGCCTCGATGCCGCGTCTGATCCCTGCGGCGACGATCAAAGACGTGGCCGCGAGGACGGCAAGTTGATAGCCGAACGCTTCGGCACCGTAGCTGATCGCCGCGAAGTGGGTTTCGGGATCCGCAAAATAGGCACCCGTCGCGCTCTCGAGGAAGTACCGAAGGATCCACCCGCCGACGACGCTGTAGAACGACATCAGCATAATCGAGGTGACGACACAGAGCACGCCCAACGCCGTCCAGAAACGCGATCCTGCGAGCGATTTGAACGCCCCCACTGGGTTCCGATTCGACCGTCGACCGATCACGAACGCGGCCAGCAATCCCGGCACCCCAACGACGAGAACGATGAGCAGATACAACAGTAGAAAGGCACTCCCGCCGTTCTCCGCGGTCATCCAAGGAAATCGCCAGATGTTCCCCAGTCCGACCGCGCTTCCGACCGCAGCCAGGATGAATCCGGCGCGACTCGTCCAACTCTCACGTACCATCTCGTCTCAGGAAACCGACTCGGTGCGTATAAGAATTGTTCATCAGTGGCTCAGTTCATTCACAGTGACATGGAATCAGGAAATCTTGACACGACGCCTAACTCGCACGGGTAGTAAACGAATAGTTCGGTTCAGATTGTGTAACAAGACCTCTAAGGATCGCTCTCTGACACGCAGCCAGATTTTCAAAATGATCGTCTACGAGAACTCGAATGGTTACGGGCGTCGTACTCACGTGATTGCGCTACTAATCTCTGCATTGGCTGGTTCGTCGGCTAAAACGTTGACACCATCCGACGTCACAGCAATCCGAATCCCTTTAACAGTGAATCGGACTTCGAGAGCTCGAGTCGATGAGTCCAACAACTGTTCGAGTGCTTCGGAATCAACAGTGTTGTAGAGTTGATGTCATCACGATCAAGACCACACGTTTCCAGCATCTCGATGATTGCAACGACAAGATCAGTTAATTACTATTTCCGGTTCTCAGTGGTCGATCCATCTAAATTCAGTTGCGGAAAAGTCGGTCTTCGATAAATGATCAATCAATCACAAATGGCGTGACGGATAGCACACTGTGACAGGAGACTCTACTCGTTTTCGAGTGCTGAGTAGATCTCAGCGTGCCGGCGTCGATCAAGTTTCCCTCATCTCGAAAGCGAGATCGTGATGTTTCTTGTCGCTCTCGGCTGCTTGATACTGCTCGTACAGTCGGCGGACTTCTTCGTCGACCGCCGTTGAGGAGTCAGTGCTGGACGCCATCTTCGTTTTTAGCGTATTCACTGCGTCCGTTTATCAGTTGAGGCGGACACACGCTCGGAAGTAGACCAGTCGAGGCTCTCCCGCTGCTCGGTCGTTGGGAAGAGTGGGTATCGTGGACTGTACTCCATTCGACTTGCTCTCTGCTATAGTAGAGATTAGAAGTTGTTACTCACTTTCGATAGAGATTTGATCAAGCGCGGTATCGATCGCCGTTGTTAATTTGCCAAGAGAGCCGAAGAACCGATTGCTGAGAGCCGCTTGCAACAGTCGCCAGCACTCTTCGACCGATTTAGTTCCCACGAATACACCAGTGACGTGACGAAGACGAGGTCGTCACGGGCCGCAAGATCCGAGACAGCCGACGCTTGAGAGTACGGCGCTCCATCCAGAATCGCGATCAGGTCGTCTTCGAACTCAGTACATAATTTGAGAATGAAATGTTTGCGTGATTAGCAGTAACATTCTCTGTGAATCGAGAGAAAAAGCGATCGCCGTCCTCGGTGATCGCGCCCAACAGACACGTCCAGTCGCGTTGTCCAGATAATTCGACAGACAGCTGTGTGCCGCGCGGAAACCACGCGGCACGTGGCTCAACTTGGACAGATTTCGTGGTTTGATCGATACGGACTACTATGGCGTCCATCTCCCGACGTCCTCGCGGAACGTTTCTCGCTCCTCAGCAGCTGATTCGGCGGCTGTACGACGTGATTTTTGATTCCTCAACCCCGCTTCGTTGAGCAACCGCCAGCAGGTCGGGATTGAGTACTCGATATCGTACGTCTCCGCAAGATACTGCTGGGCGAGCGCCGACGCGCCAACGCCAACTTCCGCAGGTGGATCGTGGACAATTTCTTTGAACACTTCCTAATTATTATTTGAGGGCTTTCGTTTTCTCTCGGATCGGTGAACATCAGTAACGGCCTGCTCGAGTGACTCGTCAGTGTCGAGTCGCTTGAGCCAGCTATAGATTGTTCGTCGCTGAACGCCGTACCACTCGGCTAGCTCCGTCTGCGTGATGCCGTTTTTATACGCTATCGCCGCTAAGAGTCGTTGTGTCGGCTTCTTTCCCCCACGTTGTTGAGGGCATCTTGCACTTCCTCACCAGCGATTTTGTCGAGATGATCCATTCCACTCAAGAACAATTTTCGAGTGAAAAGTTCTAACGGTTACAATAGAGAACAGCAAGACCATTACTGAGGAATGATAGGTGAACTACCAGTAGTTAGGCCAATCGGTGCTAATACCCATAGAGAATAGCTGACTAAATTGATGAAAATTGGGTCGTAGGTATCCTCGAGTCCGGGCTGGACAGCGGTACGGAGACGACACCCGCGAATCGGACTCCAGTCCGGACTACTACGACAGTTGGCTATGGGCCGCCGATAGCAAATCTATGTTCCGACACAGATCGCTAGCCACCTCGTCCCCAGCTGTCGCCGATTGGGAGCTCACTCACTGATGCCAACGACGGTCACGGGACAGGTACTGTTGAGAATAACCGACTGAGTAACACTCCCGAAGACAACCTTCGCAGTCGGTGCCCGTTTTCGCCCGGCCATGACGATCGCATCCGCCTCGAGGTCGGCAGCCAGGCTGACGATTCCATCGGATGGCGGACCGCTAATCTCCCGGTGTTGGACGGCAAATCCGTCTGCTTCGAGTTCTTGGATGGCGATTCGGACGGCTTCCGGCCGCTCGACTGGCTGGTCGTCTCTCGGTTCGTTCTCGTATGCGTGGGCGACAGTGATCTGGGTCGCATCACGGTCGGCCGGGAGCGAATTGAGATAGTCAATCTCCATCCACGTTCGGTCAACGTGTTCGTCGACGGGTACAAGTATGTGGTACACGACCCCATATTGGCGGTTCAGAATATAAACGATTTGTATTATTCCAGATGTGTGATCGGGTTATCCAGCGAGGGTGATCGATCGAAGTGTGTCGAAACGGGCCCTCTCAAATCGGATACGGCCCGAGTTCGACGAGTCGCCAAGCCAATTGTATCCGATACTTTATCATGGGTACCGTCACACAGTATCATTGAGGCCATGACAGAGCCAGCTGCGGAAGCGACAGCAGTAGTGCACGAACCGTCCAGCGAGTTCATCGAATCCGCGAACGTCACCGCGTTCATGGATCGGTACGACATCGAAAATTACACGGAACTGATCGATCGGACCACGACCGAGGTGCCGGGCAAAGACGAAAGCGGCGTCGAGTGGTTTTGGGACGAACTGATCGACTATCTCGGACTCGAGTTCTACGAGGACTACGACACGGTGCGAGACGACAGCGACGGGCCACAGTTTACTGACTGGTATCCCGGTGGGGAACTCAACATCGCCCACAACGTCGTGGATCGCCACGCCGCCCTCGAGAACGAGCGGCGAAACAAAGTGGCGACGATCTGGGAGGGCGAAGACGGCGAGATCCGGGAGATAACCTACCACGAACTCGACCGCCAGTCGAGCCAGGTTGCGAACGCCCTCGAGGACCGCGGCATCGAGACGGGCGATACGGTCGGGCTTTACATGCCAATGGTGCCCGAAGTCGTCTCGATCCTCTACGGCTGTTTCAAAGTCGGTGCGATTGCTGTCCCAATTTTCTCCGGTTTCGGTGTCGAAGCGACTGCAACGAGGATCGACGATTCCGGGTGCAGCGTACTCTTCACCGGCGACGGCTTCCGCCGTCGCGGCAACGCCATTTCCCTGAAAGAGGCCGCCGATGAAGCCATTGAGCAGGTGGGCCACGTCGAACGGACGATCGTCTTCGACCGGCTTGGCTCGAGCGACTCCGAGACCGATCGAACCATCCCCTGGGTCAACGATCGAGACGAGTGGTGGGACGACGCCGTCGGCACACAGGACGACGACTACGAGACGAAATCGCTCGACTCGAGTCAGGAGTCGATGCTTCTCTATTCGTCGGGAACGACGGGGAAGCCGAAAGGGATCGTCCATACCCACGCGGGGGCGCTCACACAGGCGGCGAAGGAACTCCACTTCGGCTTCGATCTGAAGCCTTCAGATCGCTTCTTTTGGGTGTCCGACATCGGCTGGATGATGGGACCGTGGACGATGATCGGCGTTCACACGTTCGGTGGAACGATGTTCATGTACGAGGGCGCACCAGATCATCCCGAGCCTGATCGGTTCTGGGAGATGATCGATCGACACAAACTCACCCAGTTTGGCATCTCACCGACCGCAATCCGCGCGCTTCGAAAGCACGGGAACGAGTGGCTCGACGGCCACGACCTCTCCTCGCTTCGGCTGCTCGGCTCGACGGGCGAGCCGTGGGACGAGGAATCGTGGCACTGGTTCTACGAAAACGTTGGCGGCGGTGAGGCACCGATTATCAACATCTCCGGCGGGACTGAGATCATGGGCTGCTTTCTGATGCCCATGCCGACACAGCCGCTGAAACCCTGTACGCTCGGCGGCCCCGGCCTCGGAATGGACATCGATATCGTCGACGACACCGGCGCGTCAATCGCGGACGATCACGAACGTGGCTACCTCGTCGCGAGAGATTCTTGCCCATCGATGACGAAATCGCTCTGGTCGGGCGACGACCGCTATCTCGCAGAGTACTGGTCGAACTTCGAGGACCTGTGGGATCACGGCGACTGGGCCCAGCAGGATGACGACGGCTGCTGGTTCCTGCACGGCCGTGCCGACGACACGCTCAACATCGCCGGTCGAAAAGTCGGTCCGGCCGAAATCGAAGACGCACTCATCGACCATTCGGCAGTGAATCAGGCTGCTGCCGTTGGCGTCCCCGACGACACTACTGGAACGGCCGTCGTTTCCTACGTCGTCCTCGAGCGTGGGACGACGTCGTCCGACGATCTTCGCGCGGAACTCCGCAAACGTGTCGGCGTCGAACACGGGAAACCGTTCCGCCCACGGGAAGTCCTGTTCGTGGACGAACTACCGAAGACGCAGTCCGGGAAGATCATCCGCAGAGTCATCTCGAGCATCTATCAGGGAGACGAACCCGGCGATTTGAGTAGTCTCGAGAACCCCGAGGCGCTGGAATCGATCAGAACGCCTCGATAGCGTCGCTGGTCAGTTTTTCCGTATTCGGTCCGAGGTCGTCACAATGGAAACGGCTTCGATACCGACGCAGCGCCGTTGTGCGATCGATGTACCGGTTTTCATCGACGACTATCGTTCCGCGCCGTTGACTAGTAAAAAGCAGATACAGATGTGCTTCGACGGCTAAGCGGTGTGCTATGGGTGTGGTGGGTTGTACTAACTCCGTTCGGCGTGGGGGGTGATGCCGGCGCTTTCCATCCGTTCGTGGAAGCGTTCTCGGCGGGCCGCTCGTTCCTGCTCGGACATCCGGTCCGGCGTCCAGATCTTCCCTTCCGTCGACTGATGGACGTCGACGCTCTCGACAGCCGGCAACTGCCCGACCCGCTCGACGATCTCGTCGCTCATATCGATGAAGTACGTACAGCGCTGGGATGTGAGCAAGAGCGTCACATCAACGTGGCCGTGCTCGTCAATCTCGATTTCATCGACAAGGCCAAAGTCGACGAGATTGATCGGATGCTCGCTCGCACAACTGCAGGGATCTAGCACGTTCGACAGCGCCGAGCGGACCGCGGCTTTTCGTTCGTCTTCAAACGACTGCTCGGGAGTGATGTGACTTGCCATCGTTACACCGTCGTTTCGTACGTCGACCACGGTTCGGGGAACGAGTCCGTCAATCCCTGCTCTTCGCGCAGCTGTTCCCATCGATCGCCTTCGATGTTCGATCGGATCTCGTCGGGATCCTTATCCAGCATGCGAAGCGCGTTCCGTCCGAGAATGTTCCGCTTGTCTTCTTCTGTCACTTCGGGGTAGTCGTATTCAGCCTGGAGGTCTTCGGGCATCTCGAAGTTCCAGATTCCCTCGATCGGCGGCTGGGGATGGAGGGCCGTTGCGCCGCTGGAAAAGAGCAGGCGATCGGAGCCGACCCAGTAGAGGAACTCGCCAAGGATTTTCGCGAACTTCCGCGGTCGCGTGTTCACCAGACAGGCGGTGTTCTCTAAGTTGCCGTAAATGTTGTCGTGACTCGCCATCGCGAACGCGGTTTCTTCGAGGAACGAGAACCCGGCGTGGATGATCTCGAAGTTGATGTCCGGGAAGGACAGCGCAGCGTCTTCGACGTCGTCCGTTCGGAAGTATCGGACCGGCGCCGTTGCAAACGGGATGAACTTGTGCATGGCGACGGTGTCGACGTCCGAGTCGGCTGCGGCCTCGAGGATCGGCCAGACCGCGTCCTCGGTTAGCTGCAGCGACAGATCCTGGCCGTTCTGGTACCGGGATGGGTAGAGCTTGATCCCTTCGACGACGTCCCGTTTGGCGTACTCCTCGACCTGATCGACTGCGTCGTCCTCGAGCGGGTTGATGTCGACGTACATCGAGGTGCGATCCGGGTTCTGTTCACAGAACTCGAATCCTTTCTCGCGGGAGACGTACCCGTCGTGGAAGTAGTCGTCCAAGGGCAGCGAGTGGTAGACGCTGTAATCGATCTGACTCTCGAGAAACAGCAGCCGTGCAAGTTCTTCCGGCTGGTGGTTGCGGTAGAATACGTCTTCCGAGGGGACGTACTCGTCGGGGAGGAGTTTCTCGCCGAGTTCGTACGTTTCGTCGTCCCAGCGCTGCGCGTGCGGGTGTTTGTGATTCTCCGGCGTGTGGTTGAAGCAGTGGGAGACGGAGTCCACTACAAGGTCGCCATTCGCTAACATACGGTATGTCTGTTTCGGGGTATCATTAATAACTGTTTGGGTTCTGTTCGGGTGGGAGACGACACACCGCTCACAAATCCATCAGGCGGAACAATTAACAGCTACTGCTCGAATGACAGTATCGATGCCGACACCCAGCGAGAAGCCTCTCGATGAGCCGTACGGCTTGTTTATCGACGGAGCGGAACGAACTGCATCGAACGATCAGACGCTCGAGATCATCGATCCGGCGACGGACGAACCGATCACGACGGTTCCTGCCGCGACGAGCGATGACGTCGCGACGGCCGTCGACACGGCACGGCGAGCCAGCGACGAGTGGCAAGACATGCAACCGAAAGAACGGAGCCGACTCCTGTGCCGTCTCGCAGAGGCGATCCGAGAGGACGAAAAACGACTCGCCCGCATCGAAACGCTCGAGAACGGGAAGCCGCTCTTGGCGGCGCAAACACAGGTGCGACGGGCTGCCAGACACTTCGAGTACTACGGCGGCCTCGCCGACAAAATTCAGGGCGAAAGCATTCCTCTTGACGGCGATCACGTCGATTATACGATTCGGGAACCGCTCGGCGTCTCAGCGCACATCGTCCCGTGGAACGTCCCGATCTATCTCTTCGCCCGGAGTGTTGCGCCCGCACTCGTGGGCGGAAACACCGCAGTCGTCAAGCCAGCGGAGGAAACGCCCCTCGGCGCACTCGAAATCGCACGACTCGCCGACTCGGTCGGACTCCCCGAGGGCGTGTTGAACGTCGTTCCGGGCGACGGCCTCGAGGCGGGTGACACGCTCGTCGGGAGTTCGGAGGTTGACGTTGTAACGTTCACCGGGTCGGAAGCGACCGGGGTCGAGGTGGCAAAGCGAACGGTCGAACACGTCGCGGACGTCCACCTCGAACTCGGCGGGAAGAGTCCGAACGTCGTCTTTCCCGACGCGGACATCGACCATGCTGTCGACGAGACGATAACGGGAATCTTCTCGAACGCCGGTCAGGTCTGTTCGGCAGGATCGCGGTTGCTGGTTCACGAGACGATCCACGACGAGTTCGTCG
It contains:
- a CDS encoding amidohydrolase family protein; its protein translation is MLANGDLVVDSVSHCFNHTPENHKHPHAQRWDDETYELGEKLLPDEYVPSEDVFYRNHQPEELARLLFLESQIDYSVYHSLPLDDYFHDGYVSREKGFEFCEQNPDRTSMYVDINPLEDDAVDQVEEYAKRDVVEGIKLYPSRYQNGQDLSLQLTEDAVWPILEAAADSDVDTVAMHKFIPFATAPVRYFRTDDVEDAALSFPDINFEIIHAGFSFLEETAFAMASHDNIYGNLENTACLVNTRPRKFAKILGEFLYWVGSDRLLFSSGATALHPQPPIEGIWNFEMPEDLQAEYDYPEVTEEDKRNILGRNALRMLDKDPDEIRSNIEGDRWEQLREEQGLTDSFPEPWSTYETTV
- a CDS encoding aldehyde dehydrogenase family protein; amino-acid sequence: MPTPSEKPLDEPYGLFIDGAERTASNDQTLEIIDPATDEPITTVPAATSDDVATAVDTARRASDEWQDMQPKERSRLLCRLAEAIREDEKRLARIETLENGKPLLAAQTQVRRAARHFEYYGGLADKIQGESIPLDGDHVDYTIREPLGVSAHIVPWNVPIYLFARSVAPALVGGNTAVVKPAEETPLGALEIARLADSVGLPEGVLNVVPGDGLEAGDTLVGSSEVDVVTFTGSEATGVEVAKRTVEHVADVHLELGGKSPNVVFPDADIDHAVDETITGIFSNAGQVCSAGSRLLVHETIHDEFVDELARQTEALTIGPGVDDPDVGPLVSEQQLQTVTEYLEIGRAEVGEPVVGGETLDEAGYFVEPTVFDGVENDMRIAREEIFGPVLTVIEFADEQEAIELANESPYGLVAGVFTTDVGRAHRFARDVDAGQIYVNEWFAGGNETPFGGFKRSGIGRENGVQAIDNYTQLKNVCLNIASRD